The proteins below are encoded in one region of Leptotrichia sp. oral taxon 218:
- the glmM gene encoding phosphoglucosamine mutase, with protein sequence MARKYFGTDGMRGEANKDLTIDLVGNLGLALGYYLKKHRKKAGKPRIILGTDTRISGYMIRSALSAGLNSMGVHIDFVGVLPTPGVCYLTRKLKADAGIMISASHNPVKDNGIKIFSSNGYKLPDKVEEEIEALMEDREKLLKHQIAGDDLGRFKYVEDDMRIYLDFLASTVKTSFKGLKIVIDAANGAAYRVASKIYQKLGADIIVINNIPNGKNINVNCGSTHPELLQEVVKVYKADLGLAFDGDADRLIAVDHEGNVINGDLVIAIIAKYFKKRGLLNDNKVVTTVLSNMGFEKYLDEQGIGLIRANVGDRYVLEKMKEYGLNVGGEQSGHILMLDYNTTGDGVLSSIQLVAAILESGKTLNELVKDIKLWPQDSKNIMVSKEKKATWETNKELTDFIREKQKEIAGKGRILVRASGTESLIRVMVEAEKQEIVDKYIKELTEKVEEVLG encoded by the coding sequence ATGGCTAGAAAATATTTTGGAACAGACGGAATGCGTGGAGAAGCTAACAAAGATTTAACTATTGATTTAGTTGGAAATTTGGGACTTGCTCTTGGATATTATTTAAAAAAACATAGAAAAAAAGCGGGAAAACCAAGAATTATCTTGGGAACTGATACAAGAATTTCGGGATATATGATAAGATCGGCACTATCTGCTGGTTTAAATTCAATGGGAGTTCACATTGATTTTGTAGGAGTACTTCCAACACCTGGTGTTTGTTATTTAACAAGAAAATTAAAAGCTGATGCAGGAATTATGATTTCTGCTTCACACAATCCAGTAAAAGATAACGGAATTAAAATTTTTAGCTCAAATGGTTATAAACTTCCTGATAAAGTTGAAGAAGAAATAGAAGCGCTTATGGAAGACAGAGAAAAATTATTAAAACATCAAATTGCTGGAGATGATCTAGGAAGATTTAAATATGTTGAAGACGATATGAGAATTTATTTGGACTTTTTGGCTTCAACTGTAAAAACAAGTTTTAAAGGTTTGAAAATTGTAATTGATGCGGCAAATGGTGCTGCTTATAGAGTGGCTTCAAAAATTTATCAAAAACTTGGTGCAGATATTATTGTAATAAATAATATTCCAAACGGAAAAAATATAAATGTAAATTGCGGTTCAACTCATCCAGAACTTTTACAGGAAGTGGTAAAAGTTTATAAAGCTGACTTGGGACTTGCATTTGATGGGGATGCGGACAGACTTATTGCAGTTGACCACGAAGGAAATGTAATTAATGGAGATTTAGTAATTGCTATAATTGCAAAATATTTCAAAAAAAGAGGACTTTTGAACGACAACAAAGTAGTTACAACAGTTCTAAGCAATATGGGATTTGAAAAATATTTGGATGAACAAGGTATTGGATTAATTAGAGCAAATGTTGGAGATAGATATGTTCTTGAAAAAATGAAAGAATATGGTCTAAATGTCGGTGGAGAACAGTCTGGACATATTTTGATGCTGGATTACAACACGACTGGAGATGGAGTTTTATCTTCGATTCAGCTAGTTGCAGCAATTTTAGAAAGTGGAAAAACATTAAATGAATTAGTAAAAGATATAAAATTGTGGCCACAGGATTCTAAAAATATAATGGTTTCTAAAGAGAAAAAAGCAACTTGGGAAACAAATAAAGAATTGACAGATTTTATAAGAGAAAAACAGAAAGAAATTGCTGGAAAAGGTAGAATCTTAGTGAGAGCTTCTGGAACAGAATCGCTTATT